Genomic segment of Triticum aestivum cultivar Chinese Spring chromosome 6A, IWGSC CS RefSeq v2.1, whole genome shotgun sequence:
atatatgacttgtattaggttggtcaaattgatgacCTAGGAGCACGCGTATGTCctataaactgagagagaggtagtacaaATATTCATCAATTATTGCTGTAGTTACCTCTCGCATTGATTCCTGGACTGTGTATCTCTTTCTTGGGAGCGTGTTACTattactacctctctctcagtttatagGACGTACGCGTGCTCCtaagtcgtcaatttgaccaacctaatacaagtcatatattaccaaaaatataccaatataaacttcagatgttctattttcaaaccgtataatttttgtgttatatagtttatatgaaggtgataaaattggcaacctagatatacgcgtaggacttgtaaactgaaacggaggtagtacaaTGTTTTCATCTTAAGATTGAAATAGATATGAAAAAATGCTTTCATTTGTGAAAAAAGTAACTGGTGAACTTCCGTTGGGAGGGGGTAGCATTTATGATCGTTTTGATGTCAGTTTTAGTTGTGTCGGGATGACAGTTTCTTCCGAACTGCATCCCAGAAAATGTCATGCAGTTCTGAAAAAAGTCAAAAACTGCCACCCGACACAATTAAAATTGTCATCAAAACATTTGCAAATGCCATCCCCTCCCAGCGAATAGTCGCCAGATAAGAGGGTCCTTCatttaagggcttctttgattcaaaggatttttttcGTGGGGAATAATTcaaaggaatttcataggaattttcGAGGATTTGGATTGCTAGGGTATCTCCATTGCTAGACACAAAATGAATATCATCAAATGTCCGTGGACAAGTCCGACCATGTCCCAGCGCGTGCCACCAAACTTTATACCCCTAAAATCCCCTATTTGTCCGTCTCTTGTCCAATCGGGAGAGGAGAGAGAAAGGGGAAAGAAAAGGTGGGTTTATGGTGAGGTATGAGGACGAGTTAGCAGTGGCCGCAGACATACTCAGCCAGATTTGGTGAGAGTTTGTGGGATCTTGTATAGTCCGGACATTTGGGAGTGTTTTAATGACCCAGATTGGATGACTAAAAGTGGCTGAACCTCGAGCCCGGATATTTTGGGCCTTTTTGGTGACTCGCATCGGAGATGCCCTTAAGAAAATTTCCTACCAGGGTCGTTTAGTTTGCAGGATTGAAATCCTTAGGAATGTTCTCATAATATTTCATGTGTACTATATTTCGGAGTAAATTtttcatccactcaaacctctcgTTAGAATTCCTTTTTGTGTGCGATCAAATGCTTTTTCATCTAAGTTCATGTAGTTTTGAATAGGACATATACTcactccgtctcaaaataagtgtgtCAAGCTTAGTACAACAATTCTTGCGTTTTTCCTGTTCTTGAGTATAATTTAAAAATCTTGCAAACCAATGAGGCGCCGAAGAAAAACTTTGCAGCCCCTCCTCCGATCGCAGAGGGAAGCCCTCGGTCGATCTGACTGGTCACCCGGTCACACGGCAGCAGGGCCAGCATCACGACGCACTGCACAAAAACCGCAGTGCAGATGTTTACAAAAGAGCTCAGCCTTTTGATCATTTGATGCCTACTCTACTGGGAGCAGAGCGCCCTCCTCAGTCCTCTCCCACTGTTGCTGCTACGCGAGCGCGCGAATGCAGGCAGGCTGGCCGGCGTGCCCGAACCAAACCTTATCTTTCCCCCCAGATACCCCAGCCCAGTAGGCGGTAGTACCCCCCGCAGTAGACCACCACACCGGAGAGAAAGAAACATACGCATCCCACCAACGCGAGCGCCTCAGAGCCTCAGAGATCCCCAGAATCGCCCACTCACTGCTACGTTGTACCACAGCAAAGTCAGCAGCGGCAGTAGCAAAGGAGCGGGATAAGAGCTGGCCGTGGTGGCGCGCGACTTCCCTCCGTCGTCGCCAAAAGCATCGCGACACCGAGAAACGGCCACGAGCCGAGAGCAGGCGAGCGAGCGAGGGAGCGAGGGAGCGAGTCAGCCGTCTGCCCGTCCGTCCGTCGGCCATGGCACTAGTGGACGCGCTGTGCGCCTCCAGCGTCGACAATGCGGCGCTCGTCTACAGCACCTTCAACGCCGCGGGCTTCCTCTTCGACAATGCCGCGGGCTTCTACGACGGCGCCGGCATTGCCGGTGCCCCTGCGCACGAGCCTCAGGCGGCCGACGTGGCGGCGCCCGCGGAGAAGCAGGCCAcgtcgtcgcccgcgccgccgaggaggaagcggcggcggcgggcgaggagcTGCAAGTCGAGGGAGGAGACCGAGTGCCAGCGCATGACCCACATCGCCGTGGAGCGCAACCGCCGGCGCCAGATGAACGAGTACCTCGTCGTGCTCCGCTCCCTCATGCCGGAGTCCTACGTCCAGAGGGtgcgtctccctctccctctccctttcttGTTTTGTATCCGTGTGCTCTTGCTTGTCAACGAGGAAGAAAGGGATGCCGCAGCAACTTgggagggaggatgatgaggaaacAAAGAATGTTTTTTCTGGGCCGAAAGAGACCCACCTTCACTATTGATGAGCTCTCCTTTCCCCGTGCCCAATGTCTTTACTGCTCGGCCGGACTCCGGGACACCATTTGTTGAGGAGAAGCATCCATTCTTGGCCGGACTCCGGGACGCCATTAATGTGTCTCCCTCCCAAATCATTGCTTCACTCGTCTCTAGCTCTCGCAGAGAGTAGAAGGAGGTCATTGATTGTTCGACGAGTTCCATGGAGTATACTATTCCCCTGACAGAGTTAATGCTCGCTTCTTGTCCTTAAAAAACCTTGCAGGGTGACCAGGCGTCGATCGTCGGCGGGGCGATAGACTTCGTcaaggagctggagcagcagctgcAGTCGCTGGAGGCGCAGAAGCGGGCGCTGgctcaccagcagcagcagcacaaggcAGGACGCGACGCGGCGCCGCTGCCGGCGGGCGCCAGCACCAGCGGCGGCATTGGCAACGCGTGCGTGGAGTCGACGAGCAACTGCAGCAGCAGCGTGACCGAGGCGGACGGCGCGCCGGACGCGCCGCCGTTCGCGGGGTTCTTCACGTACCCGCAGTACGTGTGGCGCCAGTCGCCGCGCGACGCCACGACGCTGTCGGCGGATGAGAGCCGCGCCGGGGTGGCCGACGTCGAGGTGAACCTGGTGGAGACGCACGCCAGCCTCCGCGTCATGGCGCCGCGGCGGCCCGGCCAGCTGCTCCGCATGGTCGCCGGCCTGCAGGCGCTCCGCCTCGCCGTGCTGCACCTCAACGTCACCGcgctcgacgccctcgtcctcTACTCCCTCAGCCTCAAGGTACGTAGTACGTGCCACATCTTAGTCTTAATCGGGTAGTAAATTTCAGTCATAATACTGCGACGTTTGGTGCACATGTCCCAACGTAGCACGTCCCCATGCTGTCGAGCCGCGGCTACAAGCCTATAGCAGCGGGCTCACGGATCGAGTGGCCCAATCGGGTAGTTTGTGTGTGTCCGCACGCATGATTTGGGAATCATGAGGTCATTCTCTACACCGCAGGATACAGATCCGATTAATTAACCCGGCGAATTAGCAACTCCACTCTAGCTAAAACCCTGTGCTCGATATTCTAGCTGTGGCTCGAGTTGAAATGCAGCTCCACACACAGCAATGCCATGTCTGTTTTGgcatctcaaaaagaaaaaaacgtGTCAGATATTCCCCTGCCTTCAGTGCCGCTTGGACTGATAGATATGAGTCGTAGATCAGACATCCATGTGTGATGTGTCATCATCACATCAACGTGCGCAGATCAATTGCTGCTGCATTATTGATCGATGGATAGAGCGAGCCGCATCAAATATTTCAAATCTTTGATCCGAATCCGATGAGCTTGACCACACATGTGGACGCCTGAGTCTTCTCCTGCTCCCCCTCCATCCTCTTCCGTGTTCACTTACCTTTGACCGGATTTCGCAGTATTACCGCACCCCAAAAAACCTGTGCTCtttatttttaaaataaaataaagtgttaTTTTGGGGCCCTGCAGTGAGACGCAGCTGAAAATAAGGACTCGGCAATGCTGTCATGTCTCCTAGGAGCGTGCCTGCGCTACTAGTGTGACACCTCATGAAAAAGTGTTGCCTCCTAGATTTGTCAGTCGAGCGCTGCCAGGGAGAATCTCTTTTCCTCAACTGATATTGAGATTGGCATCGATAAATGGGCAAAAAAAGGCTATCCAGCGATGTGGCTGGTGTGGCTAGACAGTGTACCGTGCCTCTGCTCCCTCGTGCCATTTTAGCCGTAGGACGGAGGGTGCCACTGTTCACCCGTGGAATCTGATCTGTATCCTACGGCTACGGAGTGTAGTTGTAGCAGAGGTTCCCTGATTCCCTGACCGGCCTTCTCCGTTAGCTAATTTTTCTTTTATATACGTGGCCTGTTCAGTTTGACTAACCTGTTCGTGTGGGTGCGCCGCAGGTGGAGGAGGGGTGCGGCCTGACGACGGCGGACGACATCGCGGCGGCGGTGCACCATGTGCTCTGCTTCATCCacgccgaggccgaggcggaggcggcgtCGCAGCAGCTGCTCGCGCCGGCGCAGTAGGCGACgatggccgcggcggccggagggTTAAGCCGCAGCCCTCTTTATATGTACTAGGGCAGCTAGGTAGTGACATGCCATTTTAAGGATTATATGGACGAGTCATGTAATTTAACCCGTCGGATCTACTACTACTGGGCTTAGATGTCGTCGGCGGTGCACGTCGCGCTGCCGCTTTCTGGCAAGTCTGTCCAGTGTGATGTGGCGGCGTAGTGTACCGTATTCCGTAGTAGGTTCAGCTGCATGTGTTTCCGCGATATTATATTATAGGCAAGTCGTTTCAGTTTCTCAAAAAACAGAGTCTTATGTGCCACTGATTATTTTCAGTCCAGGCCATTGATCAAGTGCTGGCCATTCCGCTAACGTTCTGTCAGGCGATCTACGTTCAGCATGTAAATTGAGGCCTTCTTTGATTTGTAGGAATCTCATAGGATTTATAGGATTTCTATAGAATAGGATTTGCATAGGAAATTTTTCTTTAAAGCcatttggtttgtaggaatagATTTCTATTcatatgtaggataggaatcaatccttcacattttggaagaaaaaaaaaacattagctaagactcaatggaaaaaaaattatcctatgcatcaaatgacatctttTTTTCTATAGAAATTGAGATACATATCATGTCACTTTCTATGATCTTCCTATTCCTATAACatttctatcctatgaaccaaaggaggcctattGTTTGTTTCTGCCCGAGGAAATGATTCCAATCAACCGGCTGATTTGTTGGATCCCATCTGTCACCTCGCTCGCACACCACGTGCCCCACATGACATGCTGCTTTTTGACAAATTTTTTGGCAACTTCTGCAACATCACCAGTGTTGCACAAGTTTCTTCTGTAACATTAACTATATTGCAAAAGGACGCAGACAAAAAAAATCGGCAACAAAGCCTCTGCTACAAAGGAAAAACCGCAACGAAACCTTAGTTGCAAAAAaaattgcaaaagatgaagacgaAAGAAACAGTTATGCAACAAAGTCTCTGTTGATAAAAAACTGCAACAAAATCTGAGTTGAAAAAAAAATGCAACAAACCATTTGTTGTAGAAATTTTCTACACCAATACTTATGTTGCCGATGCGCCAGATTTGATGGCCCCCGAGCCGGacgatcttttaaaaagatcagtCGACGAACATGTAGTTGTCCCCTTCTGCCTATGCATTCAAGTTGTACTGTCATCTTTTTTTCGAATCAGTTGTAATGTAATCTGTTTTTT
This window contains:
- the LOC123128047 gene encoding transcription factor bHLH94, which codes for MALVDALCASSVDNAALVYSTFNAAGFLFDNAAGFYDGAGIAGAPAHEPQAADVAAPAEKQATSSPAPPRRKRRRRARSCKSREETECQRMTHIAVERNRRRQMNEYLVVLRSLMPESYVQRGDQASIVGGAIDFVKELEQQLQSLEAQKRALAHQQQQHKAGRDAAPLPAGASTSGGIGNACVESTSNCSSSVTEADGAPDAPPFAGFFTYPQYVWRQSPRDATTLSADESRAGVADVEVNLVETHASLRVMAPRRPGQLLRMVAGLQALRLAVLHLNVTALDALVLYSLSLKVEEGCGLTTADDIAAAVHHVLCFIHAEAEAEAASQQLLAPAQ